Genomic window (Coraliomargarita sinensis):
GTGGAAATGGCCATGTGGTCGCTGCTCGGCGCCCGTGGTGTCGATATGCTGGCCTGGGAGTCCTTCGGTTCGGGCTGGGTGACTGATGTCATCAAGCAACTGCAGCTTGAGAATGCCCGGAAACTGCTCGCCGATTACGGACAGCTCCCCGATTTCAGCGAAGTCGATTTCAACAACGACGTGGTCTTTACCTACAACGGCACCACCTCCGGAGTAAAAGTGCCGAATTTGGATTGGATTCCCGACGACCGTGCCGGCCTGACGATTTGCGATGCCACCTCGGCCGTCTTCGCCATGGATATTGACTACAGCAAGCTGGATGTCGTCACCTGGTCCTGGCAAAAGGTCATGGGCGGCGAAGCCGCTCACGGAATGATCGTCCTCAGCCCCCGCGCTATCGAGCGTCTGGAAAGCTACACCCCAGCATGGCCACTGCCCAAAATCTTCCGCATGACCAAAGGCGGCAAACTCATCGATGGAATTTTTGAAGGCGCCACCATCAATACCGTCTCCATGCTTTGCGTGGAAGATGCTCTCGACGGCCTAAAGTGGGCCGAAGGAATCGGCGGCCTACCCGCCCTGCTTGAACGCTCCAACGCCAACCTGAAAGCCATTGCCGATTGGGCGGAAACACGCGACTGGATCGACTTCCTCGCCGAGGACCCGGCCACCCGCTCCAATACGTCCATCTGCCTGAAAATCACGGCCGACTGGTACCAAGCCCTGCCGGAAGAGGAACAGGCCGCTAAAGCCAAACAGATTGTCAGCCTCCTGGATAATGAAGGGGTTGGTTACGACTTCGGCAGCTATCGTGATGCCCCCGCAGGCATTCGCATCTGGGGGGGCGCCACCGTGGAGACAGCCGACATCGAAGCCCTCCTTCCCTGGCTCGATTGGGCCTTCGAAGAGATCAAGTCAACCTAATGGCCAAAGAACAGGATATCAGAGGAGATAAAAAACAACAGCGATTCCGTATCGAAGTCAGTGATCTCGGCGTCGACCCCAAAACCTGTCTTCTGTCTTCTGTCTTCTGTCTTCTGTCTTCTGTCTTCTGAAAGATTCTACTCTTCTGTCGGACCAAAGTGGATGAGAATCTCCTCGGGGGTGCCGTCGGCACCCTCGAACTGGACCTGGACAAGCTCAGCCAACTTGGTTTTTCCATAAAAGATCACTTCGGAGGACTTGAGCGTGGAGGAGGTGCCATAAGTGCCTTCGGAGACTTTTGACATGGCCTTGCCGCTGTAAGTGATGACGCCTTCTTTCAATTTGAATTTGATGGAAAACAAAAGCCCGATCGGGGATTCCTCATAGCGTGTCTCGTCTTTCGAAACTCCGTTGCCCAGATCCACTTTTTCCACCCAGACCGGGTAACGCACCTTTCGGCCGATGTGCATGCTGCCGGTCTCACCGGATTCAAGTTCCACACTTGGATAGACAAACTGCCCGCGAATCGCCGACCCATCGTCGGCGCGTTGCAGGACCTGGGTCGAAACTTTCAGCGCATCGGCTGAAGCAATCACCGGAAGAAGAAAAATGAGAGCGAATAGAGGATGTTTCATAAGGTGGGAACTTGAGGATAATGCGCCGATGCTGCCAGCATCTTTTGACAAAAGCTGGTCCTAACAATACTGGTAGATGGTGAGTGATAAAGATGCACCTGTTCTTTTTTATGACGGTGACTGTGGATTATGCAGCCGCTCGGTCCGTTTTTTGATGCGGCAGGACCGGTCCCGCTTACTTTACTTTGCCCCACTGCAAGGGGAGACGGCCAGTCACAGGCTGGAAACCGACCTGCATCAATCGCTTACCACAGTGGTTTACCAACGTGCTGACGGGGAGACATTCATTCGCTCCGACGCCGTGCTTCGGGCACTTATCGATACTGGCAGTGCCTGGCGTTTTTTCGCGCATCCCGCCTTGCTGATTCCTCGCAGCTGGCGCGACGGTATTTACAACTGGATCGCGGCAAACCGAAGAAAGATTTTGTCAAAGGACAGTTGCCCCTTGCCATCACCGGAGGAAAATCGTCAACTGTTGCCCTGATTCAAAAAAGTACCAGCCGTCTCAAGTTTAATTTATCCGATCACCCCATGAAACGAATCCTTTTATACCTTTCGCTTATTTCCCCTATCCTTTCATCTCATGCACTTGAGACTGAAGGCTTTCAACCGGACGAAAGCTTCGTCTACAAGACGGTCGGGGAAACAAAGCTGAAACTGCACGTATTCTATCCGGAAAACCACAACCCTTCCGGCCAGCGCCCGGCCATCGTTTTCTTTTTTGGCGGCGGATGGGTCTCCGGCTCGCCCAGCCAGTTCTACCCTCACTGTGAATACCTTGCCTCACGAGGCATGGTCGCGATGTCGGCCGAATATCGGGTCAGATCCCGCCACCAGACAACGCCACAGGAATGCGTCAAAGACGGAAAATCCGCGGTGCGCTGGATCAAGCAGCATGCCGACAAGCTTGGTGTCGATCCGGAACGTGTTCTTGCAGGAGGCGGGTCGGCAGGTGGACACGTTGCCGCCGCTACGGGCACGGTTGAAGGCTTTGAAGAAGAAGGAGAAGAGCTGGCCGTCAGTTCACGGCCCGAAGCACTCCTGTTGTTCAATCCGGTCTACGACAACGGCCCGAACGGCTGCGGGCACGAACGGGTCAAAGACTACTGGGAGGCAATTTCCCCGATGCACAATATCAGCGAAGGCACGCCCCCTACTCTGGTCTTTTTTGGAACAAGAGATAAACTCGTCCCCGTAGCCACCGCCAAAGCCTATCAAGAAAGAATGGAAGCGCTCGGACTCCGTAGCGACCTGCACCTCTATCAGGACGAGCCACATGGATTTTTCAACCAC
Coding sequences:
- a CDS encoding alpha/beta hydrolase — protein: MKRILLYLSLISPILSSHALETEGFQPDESFVYKTVGETKLKLHVFYPENHNPSGQRPAIVFFFGGGWVSGSPSQFYPHCEYLASRGMVAMSAEYRVRSRHQTTPQECVKDGKSAVRWIKQHADKLGVDPERVLAGGGSAGGHVAAATGTVEGFEEEGEELAVSSRPEALLLFNPVYDNGPNGCGHERVKDYWEAISPMHNISEGTPPTLVFFGTRDKLVPVATAKAYQERMEALGLRSDLHLYQDEPHGFFNHGRKYHDDTIQKMDQFLVSLDYLEPQPYAKSN
- a CDS encoding phosphoserine transaminase produces the protein MKPTTKPTRPFFSSGPCSKRPGWSLDALDGALVGRSHRAKAAKARIQEVIEKSKSILGIPEGYVCGIVPASDTGAVEMAMWSLLGARGVDMLAWESFGSGWVTDVIKQLQLENARKLLADYGQLPDFSEVDFNNDVVFTYNGTTSGVKVPNLDWIPDDRAGLTICDATSAVFAMDIDYSKLDVVTWSWQKVMGGEAAHGMIVLSPRAIERLESYTPAWPLPKIFRMTKGGKLIDGIFEGATINTVSMLCVEDALDGLKWAEGIGGLPALLERSNANLKAIADWAETRDWIDFLAEDPATRSNTSICLKITADWYQALPEEEQAAKAKQIVSLLDNEGVGYDFGSYRDAPAGIRIWGGATVETADIEALLPWLDWAFEEIKST
- a CDS encoding thiol-disulfide oxidoreductase DCC family protein, with the translated sequence MVSDKDAPVLFYDGDCGLCSRSVRFLMRQDRSRLLYFAPLQGETASHRLETDLHQSLTTVVYQRADGETFIRSDAVLRALIDTGSAWRFFAHPALLIPRSWRDGIYNWIAANRRKILSKDSCPLPSPEENRQLLP